One segment of Streptomyces sp. NBC_01463 DNA contains the following:
- a CDS encoding HAD family hydrolase — protein MPIRAVLWDIDDTLFDYTSAAAAGMTRHLAAEGLPGGYASADEALDAWQRLTREHWARFAAGETDWQGQRRDRARDFLGRPLDDAEADAWFDRHIAHYEASWALFPDTVPVLDALAGTHRHGVLSNSALEQQHHKLTVLGVRDRFETLLCAAELGISKPAPEAFHAACEALDLPPAEVVYVGDEPDIDARGAVSAGLAGVWLDRRGRGGRPELVRITALDQLPGLLAGNTRFGAPDTFR, from the coding sequence ATGCCGATCAGGGCCGTCCTCTGGGACATCGACGACACGCTCTTCGACTACACGAGCGCCGCCGCCGCCGGAATGACCCGGCACCTCGCGGCGGAGGGCCTGCCCGGGGGGTACGCATCGGCGGACGAGGCCCTCGACGCCTGGCAGCGGCTCACCCGGGAGCACTGGGCGCGGTTCGCCGCCGGTGAGACCGACTGGCAGGGCCAGCGCCGGGACCGGGCCAGGGACTTCCTCGGCCGCCCGCTGGACGACGCCGAGGCGGATGCCTGGTTCGACCGGCACATCGCCCACTACGAAGCGTCCTGGGCACTCTTCCCGGACACCGTTCCCGTGCTCGACGCCCTGGCCGGGACCCACCGGCACGGCGTGCTGTCCAATTCCGCCCTCGAACAGCAGCACCACAAACTGACCGTGCTCGGTGTGCGCGACCGCTTCGAGACCCTCCTGTGCGCTGCGGAGCTGGGCATCTCCAAGCCCGCCCCCGAGGCCTTCCACGCCGCCTGCGAGGCGCTGGACCTGCCGCCCGCGGAGGTCGTGTACGTGGGGGACGAACCCGACATCGACGCCCGGGGTGCGGTGTCCGCCGGTCTCGCGGGTGTCTGGCTCGACCGCCGCGGCCGGGGCGGACGGCCCGAACTCGTCCGGATCACGGCCCTCGACCAGCTTCCCGGCCTGCTGGCGGGCAATACCCGTTTTGGAGCGCCGGACACCTTCAGGTAA
- the gltX gene encoding glutamate--tRNA ligase, producing the protein MANTDVRVRFCPSPTGNPHVGLVRTALFNWAFARHHQGTLVFRIEDTDAARDSEESYEQLLGAMRWLGLDWDEGPETGGPHAPYRQSQRMDLYKDVAEKLLAAGHAYPCYCTTEELDARRDAARAAGKASGYDGHCRDLSAEQKAAYEAEGRTSIVRFRMPDEAITFTDLVRGDITVQPENVPDYGIVRANGAPLYTLVNPVDDALMEITHVLRGEDLLSSTPRQIALYRALIELGIAKQTPAFGHLPYVMGEGNKKLSKRDPQASLNLYRERGFLPEGLLNYLSLLGWSIAEDRDIFDIDEMVAAFDIKDVNANPARFDLKKCEHVNAEHIRRLDVKTFTEACGPWLKAPFAPWAPEAFDADLFAAIAPHAQTRVTVLSEITANVDFLFLDEPATDEASWAKAMKEGSDALLVTARAKLADAEWNADALKTAILTAGEEHGLKLGKAQAPVRVAVTGRTIGLPLFESLEILGREKTLARVDAALAKLAAQRS; encoded by the coding sequence GTGGCTAACACCGACGTACGCGTACGTTTCTGTCCCTCCCCGACCGGCAACCCCCACGTGGGCCTGGTCCGGACAGCCCTCTTCAACTGGGCCTTCGCCCGACACCACCAGGGCACCCTGGTCTTCCGCATCGAGGACACCGACGCGGCGCGCGACTCCGAGGAGTCGTACGAGCAGCTCCTCGGCGCGATGCGCTGGCTCGGCCTCGACTGGGACGAGGGCCCCGAGACCGGCGGCCCGCACGCCCCGTACCGCCAGTCGCAGCGCATGGACCTCTACAAGGACGTCGCCGAGAAGCTCCTCGCCGCCGGCCACGCGTACCCCTGCTACTGCACCACCGAGGAGCTCGACGCCCGCCGCGACGCCGCCCGCGCCGCAGGCAAGGCGTCCGGGTACGACGGCCACTGCCGCGACCTGAGCGCGGAGCAGAAGGCGGCGTACGAGGCCGAGGGCCGCACCTCCATCGTCCGCTTCCGGATGCCCGACGAGGCCATCACCTTCACCGACCTGGTCCGCGGCGACATCACCGTCCAGCCGGAGAACGTGCCGGACTACGGCATCGTCCGCGCCAACGGCGCCCCGCTCTACACGCTGGTCAACCCGGTCGACGACGCGCTGATGGAGATCACCCACGTCCTGCGCGGCGAGGACCTGCTCTCCTCCACCCCGCGCCAGATCGCGCTGTACCGGGCGCTGATCGAGCTGGGCATCGCCAAGCAGACCCCCGCGTTCGGCCACCTGCCGTACGTCATGGGCGAGGGCAACAAGAAGCTCTCCAAGCGCGACCCGCAGGCCTCGCTCAACCTCTACCGCGAGCGCGGCTTCCTGCCGGAGGGGCTGCTCAACTACCTCTCGCTGCTCGGCTGGTCGATCGCCGAGGACCGCGACATCTTCGACATCGACGAGATGGTCGCCGCGTTCGACATCAAGGACGTCAACGCCAACCCGGCCCGCTTCGACCTCAAGAAGTGTGAGCACGTCAACGCCGAGCACATCCGCCGGCTCGACGTGAAGACCTTCACCGAGGCCTGCGGCCCGTGGCTGAAGGCGCCGTTCGCCCCCTGGGCCCCGGAGGCCTTCGACGCGGACCTGTTCGCGGCGATCGCCCCGCACGCCCAGACGCGCGTCACGGTCCTCTCCGAGATCACGGCCAACGTCGACTTCCTCTTCCTCGACGAGCCGGCGACCGACGAGGCGTCCTGGGCCAAGGCCATGAAGGAGGGCTCCGACGCCCTGCTCGTCACGGCCCGCGCCAAGCTGGCCGACGCCGAGTGGAACGCGGACGCCCTGAAGACCGCCATCCTCACCGCCGGTGAGGAGCACGGCCTCAAGCTCGGCAAGGCCCAGGCCCCGGTCCGCGTCGCCGTCACCGGCCGCACGATCGGCCTGCCGCTCTTCGAGTCCCTGGAGATCCTCGGCCGCGAGAAGACGCTGGCCCGGGTGGACGCGGCACTGGCGAAGCTGGCGGCGCAGCGGTCGTAA
- a CDS encoding DUF742 domain-containing protein — MTPPPASPDPYGALNHASYEGEGDQPLVRPYAMTGGRTRPRYQLAIEALVSTTADPAHLGTLLPEHQRICHLCREVKSVAEVSALLSMPLGVARILVADLAEAGMVAIHQPGNGEAGGAPDVTLLERVLSGLRKL; from the coding sequence ATGACCCCGCCACCCGCCTCACCCGATCCGTACGGCGCGTTGAACCACGCGTCGTACGAAGGTGAAGGCGACCAGCCGCTGGTCCGTCCGTACGCCATGACCGGCGGCCGGACCCGACCGCGCTACCAACTAGCGATAGAGGCGCTGGTCAGCACCACGGCCGACCCCGCGCACCTGGGGACCCTGCTCCCCGAGCACCAGCGGATCTGCCACCTCTGCCGTGAGGTCAAGTCGGTGGCGGAGGTGTCGGCCCTGCTGTCGATGCCGCTCGGTGTGGCCCGGATCCTCGTCGCGGACCTGGCGGAAGCCGGCATGGTGGCCATCCACCAGCCGGGCAATGGAGAGGCCGGCGGCGCGCCGGATGTGACACTGCTCGAAAGGGTGCTCAGTGGACTTCGCAAGCTCTAG
- a CDS encoding MerR family transcriptional regulator: MRLSELSEQSGVSTATIKYYLREGLLAPGQRVSATQAEYDESHVRRLRLVRALLQVGRLPVATAREVLSHADDESLGRTIRLGAALWSLPHGPDADPEAPETAAATAEVDRLLDRLGWTTAREIGPLSPSHRSLVASLATLIRLGYPFRDDYLADHARLMHEAAARDLDMMETYPTQSEQVEMAVASAVLYEPVLTALRRLAQEEESARRYGL, encoded by the coding sequence ATGCGACTCTCGGAACTGAGCGAGCAGAGCGGCGTCAGCACGGCGACGATCAAGTACTACCTGCGCGAGGGGCTGTTGGCGCCGGGGCAGCGGGTGAGCGCGACGCAGGCCGAGTACGACGAGAGCCATGTGCGCCGGCTGCGACTGGTCCGGGCCCTGCTCCAGGTGGGCCGGCTCCCGGTGGCCACGGCCCGGGAGGTGCTGAGCCACGCCGACGACGAGTCCCTCGGCCGGACGATCCGGCTGGGCGCGGCCCTCTGGTCGCTGCCGCACGGCCCGGACGCGGACCCGGAGGCCCCGGAGACGGCGGCCGCCACCGCGGAGGTGGACCGCCTGCTGGACCGGCTGGGCTGGACGACCGCCCGGGAGATCGGCCCCCTCTCCCCCTCCCACCGGTCGCTGGTGGCGTCCCTGGCGACCCTGATCCGGCTCGGCTACCCGTTCCGGGACGACTATCTGGCGGACCACGCCCGCCTCATGCACGAGGCGGCGGCCCGCGACCTGGACATGATGGAGACGTACCCCACACAGTCGGAACAGGTGGAGATGGCGGTCGCCTCCGCGGTGCTGTACGAACCGGTGCTCACCGCCCTGCGACGGCTGGCCCAGGAGGAGGAGTCGGCCAGGCGGTACGGCCTGTGA
- a CDS encoding roadblock/LC7 domain-containing protein gives MSQAAQNLNWLITNFVDNTPGVSHTVVVSADGLLLAMSEGFPRDRADQLAAVASGLTSLTAGASRIFEGGAVSQTVVEMERGFLFLMSISDGSSLAVLAHPDADIGLVGYEMALLVDRAGTVLTPDLRAELQGSLLH, from the coding sequence ATGAGTCAGGCCGCGCAGAATCTGAACTGGTTGATCACCAACTTCGTGGACAACACCCCCGGGGTGTCGCACACGGTGGTGGTCTCCGCAGACGGCCTGCTGCTGGCGATGTCCGAAGGTTTCCCGCGCGACCGCGCCGACCAGCTGGCGGCCGTCGCCTCCGGTCTGACCTCGCTGACCGCGGGTGCCTCCCGGATCTTCGAGGGCGGCGCCGTCAGCCAGACCGTGGTGGAGATGGAACGCGGGTTCCTCTTCCTGATGTCCATCTCGGACGGCTCCTCGCTGGCCGTGCTGGCCCATCCGGACGCCGACATCGGTCTGGTCGGGTACGAAATGGCGCTGCTGGTGGACCGGGCGGGAACCGTCCTCACCCCGGACCTCCGCGCCGAGCTCCAGGGCAGCCTGCTCCATTAG
- a CDS encoding fumarylacetoacetate hydrolase family protein: MRIARFSIDGNVAFGAVEGDGPDGLVLDIIKGIPYADFELSGTKVPLSKVRLLPPVLPNKVVAIGRNYAEHAAELGNEVPDVPVAFFKPTTSVIGSGDAIEYPSFSEEVHHEAELAVVIGRMCREVPRERVKDVIFGYTCANDVTARDAQKREKQWARAKGFDTSCPLGPWVETDLDPADLAIQATVNGEQRQLGRTSEMIRSIEDLVVHITEAMTLLPGDVILTGTPAGVGPLHVGDEVAVTIEGIGTLTNKVIKRG; this comes from the coding sequence GTGCGCATCGCCAGGTTCTCCATCGACGGCAATGTCGCCTTCGGCGCCGTCGAGGGCGACGGGCCCGATGGTCTCGTCCTCGACATCATCAAGGGCATCCCGTACGCCGACTTCGAGCTCTCCGGGACCAAGGTCCCGCTGAGCAAGGTCCGGCTGCTGCCGCCCGTGCTCCCCAACAAGGTCGTGGCCATCGGCCGCAACTACGCGGAGCACGCCGCGGAACTCGGCAACGAGGTCCCCGACGTCCCGGTCGCCTTCTTCAAGCCCACCACCTCGGTGATCGGCTCCGGCGACGCCATCGAGTACCCCTCCTTCTCCGAAGAGGTGCACCACGAGGCCGAGCTGGCCGTGGTCATCGGCCGGATGTGCCGCGAAGTGCCGCGGGAGCGGGTCAAGGACGTCATCTTCGGCTACACCTGCGCCAACGACGTGACCGCCCGCGACGCCCAGAAGCGCGAGAAGCAGTGGGCCCGGGCCAAGGGCTTCGACACCTCGTGCCCGCTCGGCCCCTGGGTGGAGACCGACCTCGACCCCGCCGACCTCGCCATCCAGGCCACGGTCAATGGCGAGCAACGGCAACTCGGCCGGACGAGCGAAATGATCCGCTCGATCGAGGACCTGGTCGTCCACATCACGGAAGCCATGACGCTGCTCCCGGGCGATGTGATCCTCACCGGTACTCCCGCAGGGGTCGGACCCCTCCATGTCGGCGACGAGGTCGCCGTCACCATCGAAGGCATCGGCACTCTCACCAACAAGGTGATCAAGCGTGGCTAA
- a CDS encoding ATP/GTP-binding protein codes for MDFASSSGGAARATTSAKIVVAGGFGVGKTTFVGAVSEINPLRTEAVMTSASAGIDDLTHTGGKTTTTVAMDFGRITLDQDLILYLFGTPGQDRFWFMWDDLVRGAIGAVVLVDTRRLADCFPAVDYFENSGLPFVIALNGFDGHQPYTPDEVREALQIGPDTPIITTDARHRGDAKSGLITLVEHALMARLK; via the coding sequence GTGGACTTCGCAAGCTCTAGTGGCGGTGCGGCCCGGGCCACCACGTCGGCGAAGATCGTGGTGGCGGGCGGATTCGGCGTGGGCAAGACCACGTTTGTCGGTGCCGTTTCGGAGATCAATCCGCTGCGTACCGAAGCCGTGATGACGTCCGCCTCCGCGGGCATCGACGACCTGACGCACACCGGCGGCAAGACCACCACGACGGTGGCCATGGACTTCGGCCGCATCACCCTGGACCAGGACCTGATCCTGTACCTCTTCGGTACACCCGGACAGGACCGCTTCTGGTTCATGTGGGACGACCTCGTACGCGGCGCCATCGGCGCCGTCGTCCTGGTCGACACCCGGCGCCTCGCCGACTGCTTCCCCGCCGTCGACTACTTCGAGAACAGCGGACTGCCGTTCGTCATCGCCCTCAACGGCTTCGACGGACACCAGCCCTACACCCCCGACGAAGTCCGCGAAGCCCTCCAGATCGGACCCGACACCCCGATCATCACCACCGATGCCCGGCATCGCGGTGACGCCAAGAGCGGCCTGATCACGCTGGTGGAGCACGCGTTGATGGCGCGGCTCAAGTAG
- a CDS encoding nitrate- and nitrite sensing domain-containing protein: protein MQGRFKRDGSAAAEQEPRGGTDRGSSPQHAQNPGPAAAGDNSDRERRPGPATGGGSDPVSALKPRGPVNTGSRVALRNWRISTRLVSLLALPVVAATTLGGLRINDSMNDIQQLEHMQLLTRMTKQATSLAQALQEERDRSAGPLSNGVPADDFKVTEPRKKTDRAKKAFFNATNDIGDTTGDEALESIHSSIQQIASQLGSIRDIRKQAYAKDSPSLQTVDAYSQLITSLLSLSQDMAQATSSPEMIKRTRALAAFSSAKEYASVQRAIIAAALPGGNDKQPHLDRNDQQFGLAAQRKEDAARRSFEAIYTTTGKSADELTSTLDEGQPEIKAADTYAKKVLDNANGMAGPGARRSYMDWYDQDSTKIQAMKQIEETLLSDMEGKARELRDESQREAIISGALILLVLGVSLVGAFVVARSMIRSLRRLQDTATRVAQDRLPELVKQLSEADPQDVDTSVESVGVHSRDEIGKVAAAFDDVHREAVRLAAEQALLRGNVNAMFTNLSRRSQGLIQRQLSLISELESREADPDQLSSLFKLDHLATRMRRNGENLLVLAGEEPGRRWTRPVPLVDVLRAAASEVEQYERIELAAVPATEVAGRVVNDLVHLLAELLENATSFSSPQTKVRVTGHALPDGRVLVEIHDTGIGLSPEDLAAINERLASPPTVDVSVSRRMGLFVVGRLSLRHGIRIQLRPSDSGGTTALVMLPVDVAHGGKQPIPKQAPGQQTPAPGGLLAGGNAPRPGLDSASSAPAGRLAAGPGATRGQVGAGSGPRAALPARDGGAGRPQNQQGQPGQPGQQNGQQNSAFQSPGFPADGPQGRQPDASRPEPPRQGGGLSGAFGGGARLGARGQGDGGRTDSGQPSLFDQKRPEQNGPGRQAPQPQQQNQNQGGQGGFQQPGQGGFQQPGQGGFQQPGQGGFQQPGQNSRQLPPVGGPRAELPGGNPQPQRPQTTSWGSNEEPPAPRRSPLDAPRGHEEPESTGQFQRPLNPPPLSPRQPMDNQQGPGSTAEFARPDFSGPPPQQRPVPQQQAPDPASTAQFARPDFGQPAQGQPAPRQRDRENGDFGAPRPPVAPAPGGEYRPALPQQPQQPQSELPPAGPGDGRTPLYDTLETNWFHGPQQGGQQPPAAPQAPAFPQQPAEERPAPAAPQRGAGDTNGVTSSWRASPNDELVRQAERVKKPAAGGITTSGLPRRVPRANLVPGTAQQQNHQSGPQVSRAPDDVRGRLTNLRRGIQQGRQANNGPSTGSFPIGPTHQQER from the coding sequence GTGCAGGGACGTTTCAAGAGGGATGGCAGCGCTGCGGCGGAACAGGAGCCGCGCGGCGGGACCGACCGCGGTTCCTCGCCCCAGCACGCCCAGAACCCCGGACCGGCCGCGGCCGGCGACAACAGCGACCGCGAGCGGCGGCCCGGCCCGGCGACGGGCGGTGGGTCCGATCCGGTGTCCGCGCTCAAGCCACGGGGCCCGGTCAACACCGGCTCCCGGGTAGCTCTCCGCAACTGGCGCATCAGCACGCGCCTGGTCTCCCTGCTCGCCCTCCCCGTGGTCGCCGCGACCACGCTGGGTGGTCTCCGTATCAATGACTCCATGAACGACATCCAGCAGCTGGAGCACATGCAGCTGCTGACCCGGATGACGAAGCAGGCGACCTCGCTGGCCCAGGCGCTCCAGGAGGAGCGCGACCGGTCGGCGGGACCGCTGTCCAACGGCGTGCCGGCGGACGACTTCAAGGTCACGGAGCCGCGGAAGAAGACCGACCGTGCGAAGAAGGCGTTCTTCAACGCGACGAACGACATCGGTGACACCACCGGTGACGAGGCGCTGGAGAGCATCCACTCCAGCATCCAGCAGATCGCCTCGCAGCTCGGCTCCATCCGCGACATCCGCAAGCAGGCGTACGCGAAGGACAGTCCGAGTCTCCAGACCGTCGACGCCTACAGCCAGCTGATCACCTCGCTGCTGAGCCTCTCCCAGGACATGGCGCAGGCGACCAGCAGCCCGGAGATGATCAAGCGGACCCGTGCCCTGGCGGCCTTCTCCTCCGCCAAGGAGTACGCCTCGGTCCAGCGCGCGATCATCGCCGCCGCGCTGCCGGGCGGCAACGACAAGCAGCCCCACCTCGACCGCAACGACCAGCAGTTCGGTCTGGCGGCCCAGCGCAAGGAGGACGCGGCCCGCCGCTCCTTCGAGGCGATCTACACCACCACGGGCAAGAGCGCCGACGAGCTGACCTCCACGCTCGACGAGGGCCAGCCCGAGATCAAGGCCGCCGACACCTACGCCAAGAAGGTGCTCGACAACGCGAACGGCATGGCCGGTCCCGGCGCCCGCCGTTCGTACATGGACTGGTACGACCAGGACTCCACCAAGATCCAGGCCATGAAGCAGATCGAGGAGACGCTCCTCAGCGACATGGAGGGCAAGGCGCGCGAACTGCGCGACGAGTCCCAGCGCGAGGCGATCATCTCCGGTGCGCTGATCCTGCTCGTGCTCGGTGTCTCGCTGGTCGGCGCCTTCGTCGTCGCCCGGTCCATGATCCGCTCGCTGCGCCGGCTGCAGGACACGGCCACGCGCGTCGCCCAGGACCGGCTGCCCGAGCTCGTCAAGCAGCTGTCCGAGGCCGACCCGCAGGATGTGGACACCTCCGTCGAGTCGGTCGGTGTGCACTCCCGTGACGAGATCGGCAAGGTGGCCGCGGCCTTCGACGACGTGCACCGCGAGGCCGTCCGTCTCGCCGCCGAGCAGGCCCTCCTCCGGGGCAACGTCAACGCGATGTTCACCAACCTCTCGCGCCGTTCGCAGGGCCTCATCCAGCGTCAGCTCTCACTCATCTCCGAGCTGGAGTCGCGCGAGGCCGACCCGGACCAGCTGTCCTCGCTCTTCAAGCTCGACCACCTCGCGACCCGTATGCGCCGTAACGGCGAGAACCTCCTCGTCCTCGCGGGCGAGGAGCCGGGCCGCCGGTGGACCCGTCCGGTGCCGCTGGTCGACGTGCTCCGTGCCGCCGCGTCCGAGGTGGAGCAGTACGAGCGCATCGAACTGGCCGCGGTGCCCGCGACCGAGGTCGCCGGCCGGGTCGTCAACGACCTCGTGCACCTCCTCGCCGAGCTGCTGGAGAACGCCACGTCGTTCTCCTCGCCGCAGACGAAGGTCCGGGTCACCGGTCACGCGCTGCCCGACGGCCGGGTGCTGGTCGAGATCCACGACACCGGCATCGGCCTCTCCCCCGAGGACCTCGCGGCGATCAACGAGCGGCTCGCCTCGCCGCCCACCGTGGACGTCTCGGTCTCCCGCCGCATGGGTCTGTTCGTGGTCGGCCGGCTGTCCCTGCGTCACGGCATCCGCATCCAGCTGCGCCCGTCCGACTCCGGTGGCACGACCGCGCTGGTCATGCTCCCGGTCGACGTCGCGCACGGCGGCAAGCAGCCGATCCCCAAGCAGGCCCCGGGTCAGCAGACCCCCGCCCCCGGCGGGCTCCTGGCCGGCGGCAACGCGCCCCGTCCCGGTCTCGACAGCGCGTCCTCGGCCCCGGCCGGGCGGCTCGCCGCCGGTCCCGGTGCCACGCGTGGCCAGGTCGGTGCGGGTTCCGGTCCGCGGGCGGCCCTGCCGGCCCGCGACGGCGGCGCCGGCCGGCCCCAGAACCAGCAGGGCCAGCCCGGTCAGCCGGGTCAGCAGAACGGCCAGCAGAACTCCGCGTTCCAGAGCCCCGGGTTCCCGGCCGACGGTCCGCAGGGCCGGCAGCCGGACGCCTCGCGCCCCGAGCCGCCGCGTCAGGGCGGCGGCCTCTCCGGCGCCTTCGGCGGCGGTGCCCGGCTGGGTGCCCGCGGCCAGGGTGACGGCGGGCGTACGGACTCGGGTCAGCCGAGCCTGTTCGACCAGAAGCGCCCGGAGCAGAACGGTCCCGGACGGCAGGCCCCGCAGCCCCAGCAGCAGAACCAGAACCAGGGTGGCCAGGGCGGTTTCCAGCAGCCCGGCCAGGGCGGTTTCCAGCAGCCCGGCCAGGGCGGTTTCCAGCAGCCCGGCCAGGGCGGTTTCCAGCAGCCCGGCCAGAACAGCCGGCAGCTGCCTCCGGTCGGCGGTCCGCGTGCGGAGCTTCCCGGTGGCAACCCCCAGCCGCAGCGCCCGCAGACCACCAGCTGGGGTTCGAACGAGGAGCCGCCCGCACCGCGGCGCTCCCCGCTCGACGCGCCCCGCGGTCACGAGGAGCCCGAGTCCACCGGACAGTTCCAGCGTCCGCTGAACCCGCCGCCGCTCAGCCCGCGTCAGCCGATGGACAACCAGCAGGGGCCCGGCTCCACCGCCGAGTTCGCCCGCCCGGACTTCTCGGGGCCGCCGCCGCAGCAGCGGCCGGTGCCGCAGCAGCAGGCGCCGGACCCGGCGAGCACCGCGCAGTTCGCCCGCCCGGACTTCGGTCAGCCCGCGCAGGGGCAGCCCGCCCCGCGCCAGCGCGACCGTGAGAACGGGGACTTCGGTGCTCCGCGTCCGCCCGTCGCGCCGGCCCCCGGCGGGGAGTACCGCCCCGCCCTGCCGCAGCAGCCGCAGCAGCCGCAGTCCGAGCTGCCGCCGGCCGGTCCGGGTGACGGCCGCACCCCGCTGTACGACACGCTGGAGACGAACTGGTTCCACGGACCGCAGCAGGGTGGCCAGCAGCCGCCCGCCGCACCGCAGGCACCTGCCTTCCCCCAGCAGCCCGCCGAGGAGCGTCCCGCTCCCGCCGCACCGCAGCGCGGTGCCGGTGACACCAACGGCGTCACGAGCTCCTGGCGCGCCTCGCCGAACGACGAACTCGTCCGGCAGGCGGAGCGGGTGAAGAAGCCCGCAGCAGGCGGAATAACCACGTCCGGTCTGCCTCGCCGGGTCCCGCGTGCCAATCTGGTGCCGGGCACCGCCCAGCAGCAGAACCACCAGTCCGGTCCCCAGGTGTCGCGTGCGCCCGATGATGTGCGCGGGCGACTGACCAATCTCCGCCGGGGCATCCAGCAGGGACGTCAGGCCAACAACGGCCCGTCGACCGGCAGTTTCCCTATCGGCCCCACTCACCAGCAGGAGCGTTAG